The sequence GCTGCCGGACGGGGTGGAGATGGTGATGCCGGGGGACAACGTGAACCTGGAGGTGGGGCTGATCACGCCGGTGGCGCTGGAGGAGGGGCTGCGGTTCGCGATCCGGGAGGGGGGGCGGACGGTGGGGGCCGGGGTGGTCACCCAGGTGCTGGAGTGAGGCGGGGGCGGGTGGCGGGAACGGCCGCGTCGGCGGGCCGTCGCGTCAGCGACCTGGAAGGCGGTTGGGGGCGGGTGGCGGGAACAAGATGAAGCAGCGGATCCGCATCAAGCTCAAGGCCTTCGACCACCGCGTCCTCGACCAGTCGGCGGAGAAGATCGTGGAGACCGTCCGCCGCACCGGGGCGCGGATCAGCGGGCCGGTGCCGCTGCCCACCGACCGGAGCGTCTACACCGTCATCCGGGGGCCGCACATCGACAAGGAGTCGATGGAGCACTTCGAGCTGCGTACGCACAAGCGGCTCATCGACATCCTCGAACCCACCCAGAAGACGGTGGACGCCCTGATGCACCTGGACCTGCCGGCGGGGGTGGACATCGAGATCAAGCTCTAGTCCATACGCGTTCGCATGGTGAACGCGTGTGCGGGAGCACCAGGGGCGAGGACGGAGGCTGTGACAGCGATCCTGGGACGGAAACTGGGCATGACCGAGCTCTTCGACGAGCGGGGTACGCGCATCCCCGTGACCCTGGTGGAGGCGGGTCCGGCCGTCGTCGTCGACGTGAAGACCGTCGAGCGCGACGGCTACGAGGCGGTCCAGCTGGGCTTCGGCGCCGCGCGGGAACGCCGCCTCCCCCGGCCGCTGCGCGGCGTCTTCGCCCGGGCGAAGGTGCCGCCGCAGCGCGTCCTCCGGGAGGTGCGGGGTCCGGCGGGGGAGGTTCGGCCGGGGCAGGTGGTGACCGTGGAGGTCTTCACGCCCGGTCAGCGCGTGGACGTCACCGGGACGAGCCGCGGCCGCGGCTTCGCCGGGGCGATGAAGCGCCACGGCTTCGCCGGGCAGCGCGACTCCCACGGCGTCTCGCTCATGCACCGCGCCGTGGGGTCGATCGGCTCCTCCGACGTCGGCCGCGTCTGGCCCGGCAAGCGCATGCCGGGACGGTTCGGCGGGGAGCGCGTGACCGTGCGGGGCCTGCGCGTGGAGAAGGTGGACCCCGAGCGGCACCTCCTCTACCTGCGCGGCGCCGTGCCCGGGGTACGGGGGAGCCTCCTGGTGATCCGGGCGGCCGCGGAGCCCGGAGCGCGGGCGGCCCGCGGCCGGGAGCAGCGGTGATGGTCAGGGCAGCGCTCTACGACGCCACCGGGACGCGGCAGGGCGAGGTGGAGCTCCCGGAGGCGGTCTTCGGCATCACCCCGAACGTGCCGGTGGTCCACGAGGTCCTCACCTGGCAGCTGGCCCGGCGGCGCCTGGGGACGCACAGCACCCGCACGCGCGGCGAGGTGCGTGGCGGCGGCCGCAAGCCCTGGCGGCAGAAGGGGACCGGGCGGGCGCGGCACGGCAGCCGCCGCTCGCCGCTGTGGGTGGGCGGCGGGATCACCTTCGGGCCGAAGCCGCGCGACTACGCCTACCCGCTGCCGCGGCGGGTGCGCCGGCTGGCGGTGCGGTCGGTCCTGGCCGACCGGGCGCGGGAGGGACGCCTGACCGTGGTGGACGGGCTCCCCCTGGCCGGGGGGCGGACGCGGGAGCTGGCCGGGTTCCTGGAGCGCCTGGGGCTGGCCGGCCGCAAGGTCCTGCTGGTGACCGAGCGCCACGACCCCATCGTGGTGCGGGCCGCGGCCAACCTCCCCGGGGTAACGGTGCTGACGGCGCGCACGCTCAACGTGCACGACCTAGTGACGCACCCGGACGTGCTCCTCACCCGGGAGGCGCTGGGCGCCGTGGCGGCGCTGTGGGGAGGGGAGCCCGATGGCCGCTGAGGCGCGGGAGATCATCCGGCGGCCCATCCTGACGGAGAAGAGCCTGCGGGGCACCGAGCTCGGCAAGTACACCTTTGAGGTGGCCCCGGGGGCCGACAAGATCGCCATCCGGCAGGCGGTGGAGCGCCTCTTCAACGTGCGGGTCGTGCGAGTGAACGTGGTGAACCTGCCCGGGCGGCAGAAGCGCCGCGGGCAGCACGTCTACCGGGCGCCGGGGCGGCGGAAGGCGGTGGTCACGCTGGCGCCAGGGGAGAAGATCGACCTGGAGAGCCTGACCTGAGTCGCCGCCCCGACGAAGTCGGGGGTGGCAGGCCCTGCCGGGTGCGAGAGATTCGTCGGAGCACGCGAGGAGCGCGACGATGGCCGTCAAGAAGTTCAAGCCGACGACGCCGGGGCGGCGGTTCATGACCGTCTCGACGTTCGAGGAGATCACGAAGACCGAGCCCGAGCGGACGCTGGTGGAGCCGCTGCGGCAGCGGGCCGGGCGCAACACCCAGGGCAAGGTGACGGTGCGCCACCGCGGCGGGGGCCACAAGCGACTGTACCGCGTGATCGACTTCAAGCGGGACAAGGACGGCGTCCCCGCCCGCGTCGCCGCCATCGAGTACGACCCGAACCGCTCCGCGCGGATCGCCCTGCTCCACTACGCCGACGGGGAGAAGCGGTACATCCTCGCCCCGGTGGGGCTGCAGGTGGGGGACCAGGTCACGTCGGGGCCGGGGGCGGAGATCCGCCCCGGGAACGCCCTGCCGCTGCGGGAGATCCCCACGGGGACGGTGGTGCACAACATCGAGCTGGAGCCGGGCCGCGGCGGTCAGCTCGTGCGGGCTGCGGGGGGCGGGGCCCAGGTGATGGCCAAGGAGGGGGGCTACGCCCACCTGCGCCTCCCCTCGGGGGAGGTGCGGCTGGTCTCCCTGGAGTGCAAGGCCACGGTGGGCCAGGTGGGCAACGTCGAGCACGAGGCGATCAAGCTCGGCAAGGCCGGGCGCAAGCGCTGGCTGGGCTGGCGACCGGCGGTGCGTGGCGTGGCCATGGACCCGGCCAGCCACCCCCACGGGGGCGGCGAAGGGCGCTCCCCCATCGGGATGCCCGGGCCGGTCAGCCCCTGGGGGAAGCCGACGCTGGGGGCGAAGACCCGCCGGCGCAAGCCCAGCGACAAGTTCATCGTGAAGCGTCGGACGAAGCAAGGCGGCTAGCGTCATGGGGCGGTCGAAGAAGAAGGGGCCGTTCGTGGACGCCCACCTCCTGGAGAAGGTGCGGGAGCTGAACCGCACCCGGGAGCGGCGGGTGATCAAGACCTGGTCCCGGCGCTCCACCATCCTGCCGGAGTTCGTGGGGCACACCATCGCCGTCTACGACGGGCGCAAGCACGTGCCCATCTACATCACCGAGCAGATGGTGGGGCACAAGCTGGGGGAGTTCGCCCCCACCCGCACTTTCCGCGGCCACGGGGCCGGCGGCGGAGCGGAGCGGACCACGACGGTGAAGGGGTAGGGGCCATGGGCGTTCGGGCCACGGCCAGGTACGTGCGCATCTCCCCGCGGAAGGTGCAGCGGGTGGCGGCGCTCATCCGGGGCCTGCCGGTGCGCGAGGCGGAGGCCCGGCTGCAGGTGCTGCCCCAGCGCGCCGCGCGGGTGCTGGCCAAAGTCCTGCGCTCGGCGGTGGCCAACGCCGAGCACAACGCCGAGCTGGCCCGCGACGACCTGGTGGTCACGCGGGCCTACGCCGACACCGGCCCCTCCCTGAAGCGGCTGATGCCGCGGGCGCGGGGGCGGGCGGACGTCATCGTCCGCCGCAGCAGCCATGTGACCGTGGAGGTCGACGAGCGGCGGGCGCCGGCCCGCTGAGGGGCGCGGGCGCCCCGGAGGTGTGCGCGTGGGGCAGAAGATCCATCCGGTCGGTCTGCGGGTCGGGATCATCCGGGACTGGGAGTCGCGCTGGTACGCCCGGCGCATGGCGCCGCTGATCCAGGAGGACCAGCAGATCCGGACGGCCATCAAGCAGAAGCTCCACCGGGCGGGGATCTCCCGCATCGAGATCGAGCGGGCGGCCAACCGCGTCCGCGTGACCATCCATGCCGCCCGGCCGGGGATCATCATCGGCCGCGGGGGGACGGGGATCGAGGCCCTGAAGAAGGAGCTGGAGGCCCTGACCGGCAAGGCCATCCAGCTCTCGGTGCAGGAGATCCGCCGGCCGGAGCTCGAGGCCCAGCTGGTGGCCGAGAACGTGGCGCAGCAGCTGGAGCGGCGCATCGCCTACCGGCGGGCCATGAAGCAGGCCGTGCAGCGCAGCCTGCGGGCCGGGGCGAAGGGGATCCGCATCGCCGCCTCCGGCCGGCTGGCCGGGGCGGAGATCGCCCGCTACGAGTGGTACCGGGAGGGGCGCGTGCCCCTGCACACGCTGCGCGCCGACATCGACTTCGGGGTGGCGGAGGCGCTCACCACCTACGGGCGGATCGGGGTCAAGGTGTGGATCTACCGGGGGGACATCCTCCCGGAGCCCCGGCGCGGGGAGCTGGAGCTGCGACGGCCCCCCCGGCCGGCGCCCGCCCTGCCGGCCGGGAATGGCACGGGCGAGCCCACCGTCATTCCCTCGCGGAGCGAACCGGTGGCGGTGCGCCGCCGGGAGGAGCCGTAGGCCGGCCATGTTGATGCCGAAGCGGACCAAGTACCGCAAGGCCCACCGGGGCACGCGCCGCGGGGTGGCCACGGCGGGGTCGAGCATCGCCTTCGGGGAGTACGCCCTGCAGGCGCTCGAGCCGGCCTGGCTGACCAGCGCCCAGATCGAGGCGGCCCGGCGGGCCATCACCCGCTTCATCAAGCGGGGCGGGAAGCTGTGGATCCGGGTCTTCCCGGACAAGCCGGTGACGAAGAAGCCGGCGGAGACCCGCATGGGCGGCGGTAAGGGCAACCCGGAGCTGTGGGTGGCGGTGGTGAAGCCCGGCCGGATCATCTTCGAGCTGGCGGGGGTGGAGGAGGCGGTGGCCCGGGAGGCCATGACACTGGCGGGGCACAAGCTGCCCATCAAGACGAAGTTCCTCACCCGCCCCGAGGTGATGGCGTGATGGCGCGCGCCGCGGAGCTGCGCGAGCTGACGGTGGAGGAGCTGCAGCGGCGCCTGGCGGATGCCCGCAAGGAGCTGTTCACGCTGCGCCTCAAGGTGGGGCCGCAGCGCAACACCGGCCGGATCCGCGAGCTGCGACGGGACGTGGCCCGCATGCTGCAGGTGCTGGCCGAGAAGGGAGTGCGGGCGTAGATGGCCGAGCGGGCGCACCGGCGCAAGGAGCTGACCGGGGTCGTGGTCAGCGACCGCATGGACAAGACCCGAGTGGTCCAGGTGGAGGCGCTCCGGCGCCACCCGCTCTACGAGAAGGCGGTGCGCCACGTCCGGCGGTACAAAGCGCACGACGAGACGAACGCGACCCGGGTCGGCGACGTCGTCCTCATCGCCGAGACGCGGCCGCTCAGCAAGGAGAAGCGCTGGCGCATCGTGCGGGTCCTGGAGCGGGCGCGCCTGGAGGCGGGGGAGGCGGGCGCCCTGGCCCTGGAGGAGCCGGTCCCGGCCGGCCGGGCGGCGCGGCGCCGGGCGGCCGGCTCGGGCGCCGAGGAGGGACGGAGGACGGAGCGATGATCCAGCAGCAGAGCCGCCTGAAGGTGGCGGACAACACGGGAGCCCGCGAGCTCCTGGTCATCCGGGTGCTCGGCGGGGGGCGGCGGCGCTACGCCACGGTGGGCGACGTCGTCGTGGGGAGCGTCAAGCAGGCCATCCCCAACAGCCCCGTCAAGAAGGGGGACGTGGTGAAGGCGGTGGTGGTGCGCACGACCAAGGAGGTGCGCCGGCCGGACGGCTCCTACATCCGGTTCGACGACAACGCCGCCGTCCTGCTCACCCCCGACGGGCAGAACCCGCGCGGGACCCGGATCTTCGGTCCGGTGGCCCGGGAGCTGCGGGAGCGGCAGTTCACCAAGATCATCTCGCTGGCGCCGGAGGTGCTCTGAGGCCATGGCGACGCCGGTGGCCCGCCGCCGCGTGCACGTACGCCGGGGCGACATGGTCGAGGTGGTGGGCGGCAGGTACCGGGGCAAGCGCGGGAAGGTCCTCAAGGTCTTCCCGGACGTCGGGCGGATCATCGTCGAGGGCGTGAACGTGGTCAAGCGCCACGCCAAGCCCTCCCCGAAGCATCCGCAGGGCGGCATCCTGGAGAAGGAGGCGCCGATCCCCAGCAGCAAGGTCATGCTCGTCTGCCCGCGCTGCGGGGAGGCGGTGCGCTTCGGCCACACCGTGACCGCCGAGGGTGTGAAGGTGCGGGTCTGCCGCCGCTGCGGCGAGCAGATCGGGTGAGGGACATGGCGGCACGGTTGAAGCTCCGGTACCGGCAGGAGGTCGTCCCCCGGCTGCGCGAGCGCTTCGGCTACCGCAACGTCATGGAGGTGCCCCGCGTCGAGAAGGTCGTGGTGAACATGCGCGTCGGGGAGGCGGTGCAGGACCCGCGGCAGATCGACAAGGCGGTGGAGGAGCTGGCCACCATCACCGGGCAGCGCCCGCTGGTGACCCGCGCCCGGAAGTCCATCGCCGCCTTTAAGCTGCGGGCCGGGATGCCCATCGGGGCCAAGGTCACCCTGCGCGGGGACCGGATGTACGAGTTCCTGGACAAGCTCTTCAACGTGGCGCTGCCGCGGATCAAGGACTTCAAGGGCGTCTCGGAGCGGGCCTTCGACGGCCGCGGGAACCTCAACCTGGGGGTGCGCGAGCAGCTCATCTTCCCGGAGATCGACTACGACAAGGTCGACCGGATCCGGGGGATGGACATCACCATCGTCACGACGGCACGGACCGACGAGGAGGCGCGCGAGCTGCTGCGCCTGTTGGGCCTCCCGCTGCGGGAGGCGGCGCCGGCCGGGGCGGCGTAGGCGGAGGCGAGGAGGCGGGATGGCCAAGAAGGCACTGCTGAACAAGTGGCGGCGCACGCCGAAGTTCCGGGTGCGGGCCTACTCGCGCTGCCTGCGCTGCGGGCGGCCCCGGGCGGTCTTCCGCCGCTTCGGCCTGTGCCGCATCTGCCTGCGCGAGCTGGCCCACCGGGGCGAGATCCCCGGCCTGGTGAAGGCGAGCTGGTGAGGAGGCGCGCAGGGCGTGGCGGACGAGGAGGCAGGGCCGTGGGCGGAGTGGTCACCGACACCATCGCAGACATGCTGACCCGACTGCGCAACGCCAGCCGGGCCCGGCACGAGTTCGTGGACGTGCCGGCCAGCCGGCTGAAGCTGGAGATCGCCCGCATCCTCAAGCAGGAGGGGTTCATCGCCGACGTCCAGCAGATCGACCGCCGCCCGCAGCCGGTACTGCGGATCGTGCTGCGGTACGGCCCGCAGCGCGAGCCGGTGCTGACCGGCATCCGACGGGTGAGCCGGCCGGGGCTGCGCATCTACCGGCGCCGCACCGAGATCCCCCGGGTGCGCGGCGGGCTGGGGGTGGCCATCCTCTCCACCTCCCGCGGGCTGATGACCGACCGCGAGGCCCGGCGGCAGGGCGTCGGGGGCGAGGTCCTGGCCTACGTCTGGTAGGAGGTGGCGATGTCACGCATCGGCAAGGCTCCGATTCCCCTGCCGCCCGGCGTCCAGGTCACGGTGACCGGCCAGCGGGTGGCGGTGCAGGGGCCGCGGGGTGCGCTGGAGCGGGTGGTGCACCCGGACCTGCAGGTGGAGGTGCAGGACGGGACGCTGCTCGTGCGCCGCCCGACCGACCAGCGCCACCACCGCGCCCTCCACGGCCTCACCCGGGCCTTGCTGGCCAACATGGTGCGCGGGGTGACGGAGGGCTACCGCGTGGAGCTGGAGATCCACGGCGTCGGCTACCGCGCGGCGCGTCAGGGCGACCGGCTGGTCCTGCAGGTGGGGTTCTCCCACCCGGTGGAGATCGCGCCGCCGCCCGGGATCACCTTCGAGGTCCCCGCCCCCAACCGGGTGGTGGTGAGCGGCATCGACCGGGAGCTGGTGGGCCAGGTGGCCGCGCGGGTCCGCGCCGTCCGGCCCCCCGACGCCTACAAGGGCAAGGGGATCCGCTACCTGGGCGAGCGCGTCAAGCTGAAGCCGGGGAAGG comes from Armatimonadota bacterium and encodes:
- a CDS encoding type Z 30S ribosomal protein S14, whose product is MAKKALLNKWRRTPKFRVRAYSRCLRCGRPRAVFRRFGLCRICLRELAHRGEIPGLVKASW
- the rpsS gene encoding 30S ribosomal protein S19, with amino-acid sequence MGRSKKKGPFVDAHLLEKVRELNRTRERRVIKTWSRRSTILPEFVGHTIAVYDGRKHVPIYITEQMVGHKLGEFAPTRTFRGHGAGGGAERTTTVKG
- the rplX gene encoding 50S ribosomal protein L24; the encoded protein is MATPVARRRVHVRRGDMVEVVGGRYRGKRGKVLKVFPDVGRIIVEGVNVVKRHAKPSPKHPQGGILEKEAPIPSSKVMLVCPRCGEAVRFGHTVTAEGVKVRVCRRCGEQIG
- the rplW gene encoding 50S ribosomal protein L23; the protein is MAAEAREIIRRPILTEKSLRGTELGKYTFEVAPGADKIAIRQAVERLFNVRVVRVNVVNLPGRQKRRGQHVYRAPGRRKAVVTLAPGEKIDLESLT
- the rpsJ gene encoding 30S ribosomal protein S10, whose protein sequence is MKQRIRIKLKAFDHRVLDQSAEKIVETVRRTGARISGPVPLPTDRSVYTVIRGPHIDKESMEHFELRTHKRLIDILEPTQKTVDALMHLDLPAGVDIEIKL
- the rplC gene encoding 50S ribosomal protein L3, with the protein product MVNACAGAPGARTEAVTAILGRKLGMTELFDERGTRIPVTLVEAGPAVVVDVKTVERDGYEAVQLGFGAARERRLPRPLRGVFARAKVPPQRVLREVRGPAGEVRPGQVVTVEVFTPGQRVDVTGTSRGRGFAGAMKRHGFAGQRDSHGVSLMHRAVGSIGSSDVGRVWPGKRMPGRFGGERVTVRGLRVEKVDPERHLLYLRGAVPGVRGSLLVIRAAAEPGARAARGREQR
- the tuf gene encoding elongation factor Tu (EF-Tu; promotes GTP-dependent binding of aminoacyl-tRNA to the A-site of ribosomes during protein biosynthesis; when the tRNA anticodon matches the mRNA codon, GTP hydrolysis results; the inactive EF-Tu-GDP leaves the ribosome and release of GDP is promoted by elongation factor Ts; many prokaryotes have two copies of the gene encoding EF-Tu), whose amino-acid sequence is LPDGVEMVMPGDNVNLEVGLITPVALEEGLRFAIREGGRTVGAGVVTQVLE
- the rplV gene encoding 50S ribosomal protein L22; this translates as MGVRATARYVRISPRKVQRVAALIRGLPVREAEARLQVLPQRAARVLAKVLRSAVANAEHNAELARDDLVVTRAYADTGPSLKRLMPRARGRADVIVRRSSHVTVEVDERRAPAR
- the rplD gene encoding 50S ribosomal protein L4, with the protein product MVRAALYDATGTRQGEVELPEAVFGITPNVPVVHEVLTWQLARRRLGTHSTRTRGEVRGGGRKPWRQKGTGRARHGSRRSPLWVGGGITFGPKPRDYAYPLPRRVRRLAVRSVLADRAREGRLTVVDGLPLAGGRTRELAGFLERLGLAGRKVLLVTERHDPIVVRAAANLPGVTVLTARTLNVHDLVTHPDVLLTREALGAVAALWGGEPDGR
- the rpsH gene encoding 30S ribosomal protein S8 → MVTDTIADMLTRLRNASRARHEFVDVPASRLKLEIARILKQEGFIADVQQIDRRPQPVLRIVLRYGPQREPVLTGIRRVSRPGLRIYRRRTEIPRVRGGLGVAILSTSRGLMTDREARRQGVGGEVLAYVW
- the rplP gene encoding 50S ribosomal protein L16, which translates into the protein MLMPKRTKYRKAHRGTRRGVATAGSSIAFGEYALQALEPAWLTSAQIEAARRAITRFIKRGGKLWIRVFPDKPVTKKPAETRMGGGKGNPELWVAVVKPGRIIFELAGVEEAVAREAMTLAGHKLPIKTKFLTRPEVMA
- the rplE gene encoding 50S ribosomal protein L5, encoding MAARLKLRYRQEVVPRLRERFGYRNVMEVPRVEKVVVNMRVGEAVQDPRQIDKAVEELATITGQRPLVTRARKSIAAFKLRAGMPIGAKVTLRGDRMYEFLDKLFNVALPRIKDFKGVSERAFDGRGNLNLGVREQLIFPEIDYDKVDRIRGMDITIVTTARTDEEARELLRLLGLPLREAAPAGAA
- the rplB gene encoding 50S ribosomal protein L2; the protein is MAVKKFKPTTPGRRFMTVSTFEEITKTEPERTLVEPLRQRAGRNTQGKVTVRHRGGGHKRLYRVIDFKRDKDGVPARVAAIEYDPNRSARIALLHYADGEKRYILAPVGLQVGDQVTSGPGAEIRPGNALPLREIPTGTVVHNIELEPGRGGQLVRAAGGGAQVMAKEGGYAHLRLPSGEVRLVSLECKATVGQVGNVEHEAIKLGKAGRKRWLGWRPAVRGVAMDPASHPHGGGEGRSPIGMPGPVSPWGKPTLGAKTRRRKPSDKFIVKRRTKQGG
- the rpmC gene encoding 50S ribosomal protein L29; this translates as MARAAELRELTVEELQRRLADARKELFTLRLKVGPQRNTGRIRELRRDVARMLQVLAEKGVRA
- the rplF gene encoding 50S ribosomal protein L6 encodes the protein MSRIGKAPIPLPPGVQVTVTGQRVAVQGPRGALERVVHPDLQVEVQDGTLLVRRPTDQRHHRALHGLTRALLANMVRGVTEGYRVELEIHGVGYRAARQGDRLVLQVGFSHPVEIAPPPGITFEVPAPNRVVVSGIDRELVGQVAARVRAVRPPDAYKGKGIRYLGERVKLKPGKAGRAAGKA
- the rplN gene encoding 50S ribosomal protein L14, producing MIQQQSRLKVADNTGARELLVIRVLGGGRRRYATVGDVVVGSVKQAIPNSPVKKGDVVKAVVVRTTKEVRRPDGSYIRFDDNAAVLLTPDGQNPRGTRIFGPVARELRERQFTKIISLAPEVL